The following coding sequences lie in one Rutidosis leptorrhynchoides isolate AG116_Rl617_1_P2 chromosome 4, CSIRO_AGI_Rlap_v1, whole genome shotgun sequence genomic window:
- the LOC139841003 gene encoding uncharacterized protein encodes MWSSLANFVGSFDTDWVICGDFNEVRDESERKNCDFVDRRARWFNEFINTSKLIEVPMGGKRFTRICDNGIIFGKLDRFLVSEKFWDTWGELSVLALERKLSDHCPIVLRDAAIDFGPKPTKVFNEWLELEGSNKIISDCWNQPHHGLWLDCRFRNKLKSVKIALKKWSQKKIGNIDNEVEVLAKKVAEWERMAEVRQLNDAERDEWLNTRRMWIEKDKTRCSMAKQKSRVKWVMDGDENTKFFHSTLRRRYSKRNIRGLIINGVWNEDPIDIKHAVFNHYVSLFKRQGMRRLKITDGCNQNLTNCISREQAAVLE; translated from the coding sequence ATGTGGTCGAGTCTTGCGAATTTTGTAGGTTCTTTCGATACGGATTGGGTGATATGTGGTGACTTCAATGAAGTGCGTGATGAATCGGAGAGAAAAAATTGTGATTTCGTGGATAGAAGAGCAAGGTGGTTCAATGAGTTTATCAACACATCTAAGCTTATCGAGGTCCCCATGGGTGGTAAAAGGTTCACCCGTATATGTGATAATGGTATAATATTTGGCAAGTTGGATAGATTCTTGGTCTCGGAGAAATTTTGGGACACATGGGGGGAACTCTCGGTTCTTGCGTTGGAACGTAAATTATCCGATCATTGTCCGATTGTACTTCGTGATGCGGCCATTGACTTTGGCCCAAAACCAACGAAAGTTTTTAATGAATGGCTAGAATTGGAAGGCTCGAACAAAATTATCTCAGATTGTTGGAACCAACCTCACCATGGACTTTGGCTAGACTGCAGATTTCGGAACAAGCTAAAAAGTGTCAAAATTGCACTAAAAAAGTGGAGTCAAAAAAAGATTGGCAACATTGACAATGAGGTTGAGGTTCTTGCAAAGAAAGTAGCCGAATGGGAGCGAATGGCTGAAGTCAGACAATTAAATGATGCTGAAAGAGACGAATGGCTGAATACTAGACGTATGTGGATTGAAAAGGACAAGACCCGATGTAGTATGGCAAAACAAAAATCAAGGGTTAAGTGGGTCATGGACGGGGATGAAAATACCAAGTTTTTTCACTCCACCTTGCGACGAAGATACTCTAAAAGGAACATTCGTGGGTTAATCATCAATGGGGTGTGGAATGAGGACCCGATTGACATTAAACATGCTGTCTTTAATCATTACGTGTCACTCTTTAAACGACAAGGAATGCGACGGCTGAAGATAACCGACGGGTGTAATCAGAACCTGACAAACTGCATCAGCCGTGAACAGGCTGCTGTTCTCGAATAG